A window from Hymenobacter volaticus encodes these proteins:
- a CDS encoding 16S rRNA (uracil(1498)-N(3))-methyltransferase, with translation MPHTFYAPDLAGPTYTLPEDESKHAVRVLRLTAGETVELVNGRGSVFQAEVEAADAKRCRLRVVQEQQVSRRPYFVHVAVAPTKNLDRMEWLVEKATEIGVDRLSFLRCARSERRELKLDRLHKIAVSALKQSGQAWLPEMDELVDFAAFLPTVAGDTTFIAHLEEGERTSLARVAAHGTGCCVLIGPEGDFTPQEIEAAFARGIRPVTLGASRLRTETAALAAMHTVHVVRE, from the coding sequence ATGCCGCACACCTTCTACGCCCCGGACCTAGCAGGCCCCACCTACACCCTGCCCGAAGATGAAAGCAAGCACGCAGTGCGTGTGCTGCGCCTAACTGCTGGCGAAACTGTGGAGTTGGTCAACGGCCGTGGCAGCGTATTTCAGGCGGAAGTAGAGGCCGCCGATGCGAAGCGCTGTCGGCTGCGCGTGGTGCAGGAGCAGCAAGTATCACGTCGTCCCTACTTCGTGCACGTAGCCGTGGCTCCCACCAAAAACCTCGACCGCATGGAGTGGCTGGTGGAAAAAGCCACCGAAATAGGAGTCGACCGGTTGTCGTTTCTGCGTTGTGCCCGCTCCGAGCGGCGTGAGTTAAAGCTAGACCGACTACACAAAATAGCGGTTAGCGCCCTCAAGCAGTCGGGGCAGGCATGGCTGCCGGAAATGGACGAACTGGTGGACTTTGCGGCTTTTCTACCCACCGTGGCCGGCGACACTACGTTTATTGCCCATCTGGAAGAAGGAGAGCGGACGTCTTTAGCCCGCGTGGCGGCGCACGGCACTGGTTGTTGCGTCCTTATCGGCCCAGAAGGTGACTTCACCCCGCAGGAAATTGAGGCAGCATTTGCCCGGGGTATCCGCCCCGTTACGCTCGGGGCCTCCCGGTTGCGCACCGAAACCGCCGCACTAGCCGCCATGCATACCGTGCATGTCGTGCGGGAATAG
- a CDS encoding peptide MFS transporter yields the protein MQTTSAVREQAPAAAQTSHPKGLYLLFATEMWERFSYYGMRAVLVLFLTKAMMMDKSFASKFYGGYTSLVYLTPLIGGYISDRYWGNRRSIITGGLLMALGQFTLFFSASNYGPAETHALSHWLLYLGLGVMIVGNGFFKPNISSMVGSLYSATDKRKDAAYTIFYMGINLGSFLGNTITSLIGDREGHPEAFRWAFLACGIAMLLSVVVFRWGKDKHLHTPTGEQVGLTPVQSGGIMGVYALLPVLLALILGILWLDSAKFPTIAPLLGVAVLGIIYMIFSDKSLSGADVKGIMVIFIVSFFVVFFWAAFEQAPASLTFFADEQMNRTIFGYTLPASIFQNLNAIFVVVGAPLMAAVWTALGRRGAEPPSPLKMAIGLALLAAGYLVMCFGVHDLQPGVKVSMFFLVALYFLHSAGELCLSPIGLSLVNKLAPVKFASLLMAVWFLANAAANYLAGYMSSLYPDPKSTSPMPQILGFQITNLYDFFMVFVVSAAVAAAILFFISGKLAKMMDARNYPAPTAQA from the coding sequence ATGCAAACGACCTCTGCTGTGCGTGAGCAGGCTCCTGCTGCCGCTCAAACCAGCCATCCCAAGGGTTTGTACCTTCTCTTCGCTACCGAGATGTGGGAACGATTCAGCTACTACGGCATGCGTGCGGTACTGGTATTGTTCCTAACCAAAGCCATGATGATGGACAAGTCTTTTGCCTCCAAATTCTATGGCGGCTACACTAGTCTTGTTTATCTGACGCCTCTCATTGGTGGCTATATATCAGACCGTTACTGGGGCAACCGGCGCTCCATCATCACAGGCGGGCTGCTGATGGCACTGGGCCAGTTCACACTCTTCTTCTCGGCTTCCAACTACGGACCCGCCGAAACCCACGCCCTCAGCCACTGGCTCCTGTACTTGGGTCTGGGCGTAATGATTGTGGGCAATGGCTTTTTCAAGCCCAACATTTCCTCCATGGTGGGCTCACTGTATTCGGCCACCGATAAGCGCAAGGACGCGGCGTACACCATCTTCTACATGGGTATCAACCTGGGCTCGTTTCTGGGCAACACCATCACCAGCCTGATTGGAGATAGAGAAGGTCACCCTGAAGCGTTTCGCTGGGCTTTTTTGGCCTGTGGCATTGCCATGTTACTGAGCGTGGTCGTGTTTAGATGGGGTAAAGACAAGCACCTGCATACGCCCACCGGCGAGCAAGTGGGCCTTACGCCCGTGCAGTCAGGTGGCATCATGGGTGTGTATGCCTTGCTCCCCGTGCTACTGGCGCTAATTTTGGGCATTCTGTGGCTGGATTCGGCTAAGTTTCCGACCATTGCGCCGCTGTTGGGCGTAGCCGTGTTGGGTATTATCTATATGATATTCAGTGACAAGTCCTTGAGCGGGGCCGACGTCAAGGGTATTATGGTCATCTTTATCGTGTCGTTTTTCGTGGTCTTTTTCTGGGCTGCGTTCGAGCAGGCGCCGGCTTCGCTTACCTTCTTCGCCGACGAACAGATGAACCGCACTATTTTCGGTTACACCTTGCCAGCTAGTATTTTTCAGAACCTGAACGCCATCTTCGTGGTGGTGGGCGCTCCTCTCATGGCGGCTGTGTGGACGGCTCTGGGCCGTCGCGGGGCCGAGCCGCCGTCCCCGCTCAAAATGGCTATCGGCTTAGCCCTATTGGCTGCCGGCTACTTGGTAATGTGCTTCGGCGTACACGACTTGCAGCCGGGCGTGAAAGTGAGCATGTTCTTTTTGGTGGCCCTCTACTTCTTGCACTCTGCGGGTGAGCTGTGCTTGTCGCCCATCGGTCTGTCGCTGGTGAATAAGCTGGCCCCGGTGAAGTTTGCTTCGTTGCTGATGGCCGTGTGGTTTCTTGCCAACGCGGCAGCTAACTACCTCGCCGGCTATATGAGTAGCCTTTATCCCGACCCTAAATCCACCAGCCCAATGCCCCAAATTCTGGGCTTTCAAATCACCAACCTCTACGACTTTTTCATGGTCTTCGTGGTATCGGCAGCCGTGGCTGCGGCTATTCTGTTCTTTATCAGCGGTAAGCTGGCCAAAATGATGGATGCCCGTAACTATCCCGCACCGACAGCGCAAGCATAG
- a CDS encoding DUF4159 domain-containing protein has product MLKNLLTVLLLFALTAAAPLAPSFRIAKLHYGGGGDWYANKTSLPNLIRYCNQTLRTNIAPDEATVELDSPELLTYPFVHMTGHGNVAFTEGEAKNLRRYLTGGGFLHIDDNYGLDKFIRPEMKKVFPELDFVELPFSHPIYHQKFQFPKGLPKVHEHDGKRPQGFGLLYKGRLVCFYSYECDLGNGWEDLGTYPEDTAATHDAALRMGANLVTYALTQD; this is encoded by the coding sequence ATGCTGAAAAACCTGCTGACTGTTCTGCTTCTGTTTGCTCTCACGGCCGCCGCTCCGCTGGCTCCTAGCTTCCGCATAGCCAAGCTGCACTACGGTGGCGGCGGCGACTGGTATGCCAACAAAACCTCGTTGCCCAATCTGATTCGTTACTGCAACCAGACGTTACGCACCAATATCGCGCCCGACGAGGCTACCGTAGAGCTGGATTCGCCGGAGTTGCTGACGTACCCGTTTGTCCACATGACCGGCCACGGCAACGTTGCTTTCACGGAAGGCGAAGCCAAAAACCTGCGGCGTTATCTAACGGGTGGCGGCTTCCTGCACATCGACGATAACTACGGTCTCGACAAGTTCATTCGGCCCGAGATGAAAAAGGTATTTCCCGAGTTGGACTTTGTGGAGTTGCCTTTCTCCCACCCTATCTACCACCAGAAATTTCAGTTTCCGAAAGGCTTGCCCAAAGTGCACGAGCACGACGGCAAGCGGCCGCAAGGCTTCGGGCTACTCTACAAAGGCCGGTTGGTATGCTTCTACAGCTACGAGTGCGACTTAGGTAACGGCTGGGAAGACCTTGGCACCTATCCCGAAGACACAGCCGCCACGCATGATGCGGCCCTACGTATGGGCGCAAACCTTGTAACCTACGCACTGACGCAGGATTAA
- a CDS encoding RtcB family protein: protein MVTGKDLIALGLKPSKRFKETLEHINAHSLEGEALLTYLDTVKPAPEIPLLEEPVPFYENIRADTPVEQANIDFVRQSMQQLMRTPTVVAGAIMPDACPAGPLGTIPVGGIVVVRNAIHPGMHSADICCSVMLTNLGKVNPKRVLDTAQQITHFGPGGRSPERQFVLPAEIEAEFQANPFLNSLRSLNFAREHLGTQGDGNHFLYVGISRNTGDTVLVTHHGSRGVGAALYTQGMKVAERFRQVISPETNPHNAWIPSQSVEGEQYWAALQTIRKWTKQNHLCLHEAISKQLGATVQQQFWNEHNFVFRDGDLYYHAKGATPLDQKFMPDITGPRIIPLNMAQPILIVEGTTTETNLGFAPHGAGRNLSRTRHKYSKLNQTKEDLFAEETRGIDARFYFNQIDISELPSAYKDAHDVKQQIMDFNLATTIDEIQPYGCIMAGDWEQDAPWRKKKLAKEAARLAAADSQADGSALQAE from the coding sequence ATGGTAACCGGAAAGGATCTGATAGCCTTGGGGTTAAAGCCCAGTAAGCGGTTCAAGGAGACCCTTGAGCACATCAACGCCCACAGTCTAGAAGGCGAAGCATTATTGACCTACCTCGATACCGTGAAACCTGCGCCGGAAATTCCGCTGTTGGAAGAGCCAGTGCCTTTTTACGAGAACATCCGCGCCGACACGCCGGTGGAGCAAGCCAATATCGACTTCGTAAGGCAGTCGATGCAGCAGTTGATGCGTACCCCCACGGTGGTAGCTGGCGCCATTATGCCCGACGCCTGTCCGGCTGGACCGCTAGGTACCATTCCGGTTGGGGGCATTGTCGTTGTCCGCAACGCCATTCACCCCGGCATGCACAGCGCCGATATCTGCTGCTCCGTGATGCTGACCAATCTGGGCAAAGTGAACCCCAAAAGGGTACTCGATACTGCGCAGCAGATCACGCATTTCGGTCCCGGCGGCCGCTCGCCAGAGCGGCAGTTTGTGTTGCCTGCCGAAATTGAAGCCGAGTTCCAAGCCAACCCATTCCTCAATTCCTTACGCAGCCTCAATTTCGCCCGCGAGCATCTAGGCACTCAGGGCGATGGCAACCACTTTCTTTACGTCGGAATCTCGCGCAATACCGGCGATACGGTGTTGGTGACCCACCATGGCTCCCGGGGAGTGGGCGCCGCGCTCTATACCCAAGGCATGAAGGTGGCCGAACGTTTCCGCCAAGTTATTTCGCCCGAAACTAACCCGCACAACGCCTGGATTCCTAGCCAGTCCGTGGAAGGCGAGCAGTACTGGGCCGCGCTGCAAACCATTCGAAAGTGGACCAAGCAAAACCATTTGTGCTTACACGAGGCTATCAGTAAGCAACTTGGGGCAACCGTGCAACAGCAGTTTTGGAATGAACACAACTTCGTGTTTCGCGACGGTGACTTGTATTACCACGCCAAGGGAGCCACGCCGCTAGACCAGAAGTTTATGCCTGACATCACCGGTCCGCGCATCATTCCGCTGAATATGGCTCAGCCAATCCTGATTGTGGAAGGTACTACCACCGAAACCAACCTAGGCTTCGCGCCCCACGGGGCCGGCCGGAACCTAAGCCGTACTCGCCACAAATACAGCAAGCTCAACCAAACCAAAGAAGACTTATTTGCCGAGGAAACCCGCGGTATCGACGCCCGGTTTTACTTCAACCAAATTGATATTTCCGAGTTGCCCAGTGCCTACAAGGATGCCCACGACGTCAAGCAGCAGATTATGGATTTCAACTTAGCTACCACCATCGACGAAATCCAACCTTACGGCTGCATCATGGCCGGCGACTGGGAACAAGATGCACCCTGGCGCAAAAAGAAGCTGGCCAAGGAAGCCGCGCGGTTAGCTGCGGCCGATTCTCAAGCCGACGGTTCGGCGCTGCAGGCAGAATGA
- a CDS encoding S1/P1 nuclease: MRKRFLPVLLLLLTPLRLWAWGVDGHRAIGKIAENHLSRHAKKEIQKLLGTETLPLVSTWPDEIRFYPEFKDTAPWHYVNTASGLNHDQYVQQLKAQTTPNAYNVLIKQLETLKDTHKTQAERLAALKFVVHIVGDVHQPLHAGHAEDKGGNDIKLKYRGKDTNLHSLWDSGLLDYQGLTYSEIAGQYEPQLRGRQVKTWQKATPEQWLWESYQASEQIYGDVPANGDVDYKYYPAHSELMKQRIEQAGVRLAAILNETLK; encoded by the coding sequence ATGCGCAAGCGCTTCCTGCCAGTCCTATTGCTGCTCCTTACACCTCTCCGCCTGTGGGCCTGGGGAGTAGACGGGCACCGCGCCATTGGTAAAATTGCTGAAAATCATCTCTCTCGTCACGCCAAGAAAGAAATCCAGAAGCTGCTAGGCACCGAAACACTACCGCTGGTTAGTACCTGGCCCGACGAAATTCGTTTCTATCCGGAGTTTAAAGACACTGCCCCTTGGCACTATGTGAACACTGCGTCTGGCTTGAACCATGACCAGTACGTGCAACAGCTCAAAGCGCAAACTACGCCAAACGCTTACAACGTGCTGATCAAGCAATTAGAAACTTTAAAGGACACCCATAAAACGCAGGCTGAACGCCTGGCCGCCCTAAAATTTGTAGTCCATATCGTGGGCGACGTGCACCAGCCTTTACATGCCGGCCACGCCGAGGACAAGGGGGGCAACGACATCAAGCTGAAGTACCGCGGCAAGGACACCAACCTGCATAGTCTTTGGGATAGTGGCCTTCTTGACTATCAGGGGCTTACGTACAGCGAAATAGCCGGACAGTACGAGCCTCAATTGCGCGGCCGTCAAGTAAAAACGTGGCAGAAAGCAACTCCGGAGCAGTGGCTTTGGGAGTCGTATCAGGCTAGTGAGCAGATATACGGGGATGTACCCGCCAATGGCGACGTCGACTACAAGTACTACCCGGCTCATTCCGAGCTAATGAAACAACGCATCGAGCAGGCGGGCGTGCGACTAGCAGCAATTCTGAACGAGACGCTTAAATAA
- the pckA gene encoding phosphoenolpyruvate carboxykinase (ATP) — translation MTKSAATVLACLKPLGFTAASQVHLNLPPEALVQEALRRNEGVLTDTGALMADTGTFTGRSPKDRFIVRDAGTADSVWWGDINIPFDAAKFDQLHQKMVAYLTDKEIYVRDAYAGANPDYTLKLRVVNELAWHNLFCYNMFLRPEPGTDTSWTPDFSIICAPGFEADPAIDGTRQKNFAIINFSKKMILLGGTGYAGEMKKGIFGVLNYLLPHQMHTLPMHCSANVGKDGDTAIFFGLSGTGKTTLSADPNRGLIGDDEHGWTPDAGIFNFEGGCYAKVIDLSAEKEPEIWNAIRTGAIVENTRFIPGTTTVDYANKSVTENTRTAYPIHFIPNAIEPSVADAPKNIFFLTADAFGVLPPISKLDKSHAMYHFMSGYTAKVAGTEMGITEPQTTFSACFGAVFLPLHPTKYAEMLGKKMDENPDVNVWLVNTGWTGGSYGVGSRMKLSYTRAMITAALNGELDDVEFSKHPIFGVEVPAYVPNVPDHILDPRDTWANKEAYDRTAADLATKFVNNFKKYADFANAEILAGAPKAEVAASV, via the coding sequence ATGACAAAATCCGCCGCCACTGTTTTAGCTTGTTTAAAGCCGCTAGGTTTCACCGCAGCAAGTCAGGTTCATCTAAATCTACCTCCCGAGGCGCTTGTGCAAGAAGCGCTTCGCCGCAATGAAGGAGTCTTGACTGATACCGGTGCGCTAATGGCCGACACAGGCACCTTCACCGGCCGTTCCCCCAAAGACCGGTTTATCGTACGAGATGCCGGCACGGCCGACAGCGTGTGGTGGGGCGACATCAATATCCCGTTTGATGCCGCCAAGTTCGATCAACTGCACCAGAAGATGGTGGCTTACCTAACTGACAAGGAAATCTACGTGCGCGACGCGTACGCGGGTGCCAATCCCGATTACACGCTCAAGCTACGCGTAGTAAACGAGTTAGCCTGGCATAACTTATTCTGCTACAATATGTTCTTGCGCCCAGAGCCGGGCACTGACACCAGCTGGACGCCGGATTTCTCAATTATTTGTGCGCCCGGCTTTGAGGCCGATCCAGCTATCGATGGCACTCGCCAGAAGAACTTCGCTATCATCAACTTCTCGAAGAAGATGATTTTGCTGGGTGGCACTGGCTACGCCGGCGAAATGAAAAAAGGCATCTTCGGCGTGCTCAACTACCTGCTTCCGCACCAGATGCACACGCTGCCGATGCACTGCTCGGCCAACGTGGGCAAAGACGGCGACACCGCCATTTTCTTCGGCCTCTCCGGCACCGGCAAAACCACCCTATCCGCTGATCCTAACCGCGGCTTGATCGGCGACGACGAGCACGGCTGGACGCCTGATGCCGGCATCTTCAACTTCGAAGGCGGTTGCTACGCTAAGGTTATCGACCTAAGCGCGGAGAAAGAACCAGAAATCTGGAATGCTATTCGCACTGGAGCCATTGTAGAAAACACTCGCTTTATTCCCGGCACCACTACGGTGGACTATGCCAACAAATCGGTGACGGAGAACACCCGCACGGCCTACCCTATCCATTTTATTCCGAATGCTATTGAGCCGTCGGTAGCTGATGCGCCCAAGAATATTTTCTTCTTGACGGCCGATGCATTTGGGGTGCTTCCTCCTATCAGCAAGCTAGACAAGAGCCACGCTATGTACCATTTTATGTCGGGCTACACGGCTAAGGTGGCGGGTACCGAAATGGGCATTACCGAGCCACAAACCACATTCTCGGCTTGTTTTGGTGCGGTTTTCCTACCCCTGCACCCTACTAAATACGCCGAGATGCTCGGCAAAAAGATGGACGAAAACCCAGACGTGAACGTGTGGCTGGTAAATACTGGCTGGACGGGCGGCTCCTACGGCGTTGGCTCTCGCATGAAACTGAGCTACACCCGCGCCATGATTACGGCGGCGCTCAATGGAGAACTAGACGACGTAGAATTCAGCAAGCATCCAATTTTCGGCGTGGAAGTACCCGCTTACGTACCTAACGTTCCCGACCACATCCTCGACCCGCGTGATACCTGGGCCAACAAGGAAGCTTACGACAGAACAGCAGCTGATCTGGCTACCAAGTTTGTCAACAACTTCAAGAAGTACGCGGATTTTGCCAATGCCGAAATCTTGGCCGGTGCTCCTAAGGCAGAAGTAGCCGCCAGCGTATAA